In Desulfoferula mesophila, the genomic window CGTCTCGATGGGCCAGTTGTCGATCTTGTAATAACCGGCCATGGACTTGGCGCCCATCACCGAGGTGTAGATCTTGCTGGGCTTGATGGCCTCGATGGTCTCCTTGAGCGAACCGGAGTGATCCGGCTCCATGTGGTTGACCACCAGGTAGTCGATCTCGGTGGGGTCCATCAGGTTGTGCAGGCGGTGCACCAAATCCAGATAGAACGGCTTTTTGACCGTGTCGAAAAGCGCCACCTTTTCGTCCTTGGCCAGGTAGGCATTGTAGGTGCTGCCCTTGTAGGTGGAGTACCCGTGAAAGTCACGGATGTTCCAGTCCACGGCTCCCACCCAATAAATGCTGTCCTTTATTTCAACCGGTTTCATAACAGCTTTCGCTCTCAGATTGAATTGGCCTGATTCCACAAGTGAAAAAGGCCGGGCCCCAGGCCCGGCCCCAAGATGCTCTTAGTCTTCCGGCTCGAATTGATCCTTGGAAGCGCCGCAGACCGGGCAGGACCAGTCGTCGGGCAGATCTTCGAAGGCGGTACCCGCGGCCACGCCGCTGTCAGGGTCGCCCTTGGCCGGGTCGTAAACGTAACCACAAACTCCGCATACGTACTTCTTCATTATTCAACAGCTCCCGTTGCAAGCGTGTACTAGGCTTCGGCTTTCCAGTGCCCGTGCTTGTTGCAATACTCGCGGGCGGTGACCCCCGAGGCGTCGACCTTGAAAGTGGCCTCGGGCGCCTGGCCGGGGCTCAGGAACTCCATATAAGCCTTGTCGCCGGCCACCAGTTCGATCCACTGGATGTAGTGCTCGGCCTCCATGGGATGGGCCACGCTGCCGACCTTCACCTTGTAGCCGCCGTCCACCTTCTCGATCACCGGCACGTGCTTTTCCTTGGCCGCGTCCACGGTGTTCTCGCTCTGCAGCACCATGGGCTGGCCGCAGCAAACCAACTCGCCGCCGCCGGCGATCAGCAATTCCACGATATTGCCACATACTTCGCATTTATAAACTTGCAGCCGTTGCTCGGCCATGACGCGCCTCCTTGATAAAGCTATATCGATTTGGTTTAAGTCTTACTTTATATAGTAAGCGCCGGTTACCAGTTTTCGCAAATCAGGGCGAAATGAGCCTGGGGATGGGCGCAGGCCGGGCACTCGTAAGGCGCGGCGTCACCTTCATGGATGTAGCCGCAGTTCATGCAGCGCCACACCACCGGGGCGGGGCGTTTGAACACCAGGCCGTTTTCGATGTTGGCGGCCAGGGCCAGGTAACGCTCCTCGTGGAACTTCTCGGCGACCGCGATGTTGCGGAATACCCGAGCGATCTCCTCGAAGCCTTCCTCGCCGGCCACCTTGGCGAAGTCGGGGTACATCTGGCCCCACTCGTAGTTCTCGCCGGCCGCGGCGGCCTTGAGGTTTTCCACGGTGGCGCCGATGACGCCGGCCGGGAAAGCGCCGCTTATCATGACGTCGCCGCCCTCCAGGAACTTGAAAAAGCGTTTGGCGTGCTCCTTCTCCTGGTTGGCGGTTTCGGTGAATATCTCGGAAATCTGGCGGTAGCCCTCTTTCATGGCCTGCGAAGCGAAATAGGTATAACGGTTGCGGGCCTGGGACTCGCCGGCAAAGGCGGTTAGCAGGTTTTTTTCGGTTTGGCTGCCCACAAGGCTGGACATAAATCTCTCTCCGTTCAGCTTAGCGTGTAGTGAATGACGTGTAGCGGGGTTAGCCCTTGAGGGTCTTCTTACCCGAATCGGTGATAGCGTATTTGCAGCGAACCGGGCTGTCCACCAGGCCGTCCTTCTTGAGGGCGGTCATGGTGCCGGAAACTGATTTGCTTTCCATTCCAGCCTGTTCGGCCACTTGTTTGTTGCTCATGGGCTCTTTGGCCTTGGCGAGCACAGACAAAACCTTCTTGGCTTCAGACGTAGTCTGGGCGGCCATTGGTAAATCTCCTTATAACTATACGGGAAAAGACAGGCTATTGTCTCGTTTTTAAAGCCTCCTGGCAGGTGGCGCAACGCCCCACGAATTCCAGGCGATGTCCCAACACCTCGAAGCCGGACTCATCGGCCACCCGGTCTTCCATGCCCGCCAAAAGATCCATGTCCACATCGAAAACCCTGCCGCAATCCACGCAGCGCAGGTGATAGTGGTTCATGGTGTTGCCGTCGAAACGCATTTCCTGACCGGCAACGTCTATCTTTTGAAGCATGCCCGCTCGGGACAGGATGTCCAAATTGCGGTATACGGTGCCCAAGCTGATGCGCGGCAGGCGCCGGCGCACCATATTGCAGAGCTCACCCGCAGTGGGGTGGCTGGTTACGCCTTTGAGCACCTCCATGATGACCTGGCGTTGGGTTGTCATACGAAGCTTTTCCGGGGTTTCCATGATGGCCTCCCAATAATCATTCCTAATATTTAAATTAAGCTAGAATCTCACTCTTGTCAAGCTCTTGGGAGGACATGCACCAAGAAGCCGCAAAGCAGGAGAGCTCGTGAAAACCGTTTGGCAGAGGAGAGTATGCATAGACAAAGGCGGTCATGTCAAGTTGTCGTGGTAGGCGTAACCATTACTTGTAAGCGTTATCTAGCCTAAAACCATAGCACTTACAGCGCCGACTGGCCAGGCAACGTACCGCCCTGGTCTACTGCCCCCTCAAAACCCGCGCAAAGGCGTCAAAGGCCGGTTGGCCGAAAAGCACAAAGCGCACCTCGTCGAACTTGCCGGGATTTTTCTCTATACCCTGACGCACCGCCTCCAGGGCCACCTTGGCCGCCGCATCCAGCGGATAGCCGTAGGCCCCGGTGGACAGGCTGGGAAAGGCCACGCTCCTGAGTCCGTGTTGGGCGGCCAGGTCCAGGGAGCTCTTGTAGGCGCTGGCCAGCAGGCGCGCGTCCTCCGGCCGCCCCCGGTAGATGGGCCCCACGGTGTGGATGACCTTTTTGGCCTTCAAGCGCCCAGCGGTGGTTATCACCGCCTCACCGGTGGGACAGGAGCCGATCTTGCGGCACTCGGCCATGATCTCCGGGCCGCCCGCCCGGTGGATGGCCCCGTCCACACCGCCGCCCCCGGCCAGGCGGCTGTTGGCCGCGTTGACGATGGCCTCGGTATCGGCCTGGGTTATGTCCCCCTGGGTCAGCACCAGGCGGGTTTGGCCTATCATCTTTTCCATGACTCACCCCCTCAATTGTTCAGCAGGGCGCGGGGAAAGAAGAAATACAGCTTGCCGATATTCTTCATGCGCCCGGCCAGGGCTCCGGCCTGGGGCCCGGAGCCGAAGAACAGGTCCAGCCGCCCCGGCCCCCGGATGGCCCCCCCGGTGTCCTGGTTGAACACGAAGCGGGCCAGCGGCGCGGTCTTGCCCTCCGGCGCGGGCAGCGTGCCGGTCACGTAGCCCAGGGCCAGGCCGGGGAACAGGCGGCGGTCGGTGGCCACGCTGCGCCCGGCGGTGAGGGGCTGGCCAAAGCAGCCCAAGGGGCCGCCGATGACCGGCAGGGGCCGGAAAAACACGTACGAGGGATTGTGACTGAGCACCTGGCGCAGGTACTGGGGATTGGCCTCCAAATAGGCCTGGATGCCCTGCATGGACATGCTGCCCGGTTCCATCATTTTTTTATTCAAGAGCATCTTGCCGATGGAGCGATAGGGGCGGCCGTTGCTGGCCGCGTAGCCCACCCGGCGGCGCGAGCCATCGGCGAACTCCAGTTGCCCCGAGCCCTGGATGTGCAGGAAAAACACCTCCACCGGGTCGGACACGTAGCCCAGCACCTCGGCCTTGCCCTCGATGACCTTGTTGAAGTCGATGGCCTCGCGGTCGGGATAGGGCCGCACCCGGTGGTTCTTGACCTGCCCCACCAGTTGCTTGGCCGGGTACTGCTCCCCGAACTGGCGCAGATCGATCCACACCAGGTCTTCGGGCAGGGCATACACCGGATACTGGAACGCGCCCTGGGGCTTGCGGCGGGCCTGGAGCACGGGCTCGTAATAGCCGGTCATGAGCACCTCGCCCTGGCCGTCGCGGCCCACCGACTCCAGCAGGACGTATTTTTCCTGCAGGGCCCGGGAGCGCTCCACCGGGTCGGGCAGGCGGTAGAGCAGGTCTTTTAGCTCCTCCAGCATGGCCGCCATCTGGGCCGCGTTCATGCGGTAGGGACCAAAGGTGAAGCTTTTGTCCTGATTGGTTTTGCGCAGATAGGCCAGGGAGGACTCGGCGGCCTGGAAAAATCCCCGCGCCCCCAGGTCGTCCAAGAGCAGCGGCCAGTCGTCATTGGCCACCAGCCGGAGGGTGTTCTGGGCGGTGGGGGCGGGCGGCGGGCCGGGCGTGGCGCAGGCGGCCAGCAGGGCCAAGACGGCCAGCAGCGTGATCCAGGCGAATCGGCATAGATTGGTTTGGCGCTTGTTCATGGATTCATCCTAAGCGCAGCCCGGCCTTGGCATCAAGAGCCAGGCAGGAACATCGCCACCCCCTGGCCCCGCTGCACCCCGGCCAGGCGGGCCACGGTGGCACATTTGGCCAGGAACAACATGAGCAGGGGCCAGGGCGCCCCGCCCCGCTCCAGCATGTCCCGGGCCAAGGCCAGGGTCTCGAAATGGCCCATACCCTTGGCCACCACCAGGTCGGCCCCGGCCAGCAGCTCGCTCAGCTCCGGCGGCGCGGCCAGGGGATCCAGGCCCACCGCCGCGGGGGCGATGCCCCGCACCTGGCCCAGCCCGAAGCTCTCGCCCGCCGCCTCCAGGTCGGCCAGGCTCAAGTCGTTCTGCACCGGTCCGGCCTTGACCACGTAGTGCACCTGGCAGCCCCGGCCCATGAGGTGCCCGGCCAGCAGACGGTCAAAGGACTGCTCCCCGCAGTTGTCGGCCAGAATTACTACCCGCGCGCCGGGGCGCAGCCGGGCCTCGGCCAGTTCCAGGTCGTCGCGGCCCAGCTCCAGGGCGCCCCCCTGTTCCCACAGGCGGCTGGTGTCGGCCAGGCAGAAATGGTCCAGGGCGTTGCCCATGATGGCCAGCCTGGCCCGGGCGGCAAAGGTGTCGGGCGCCTGGCTCAGGCGCTCGGCGGCCGAGCGGGCCGTCACGAAGTCATGCTGTTTCTTGGCGGCAAAGGGGTCCGCGCCCTTGGTGCGCCCGCCCACGTAGGCGAAAAACTCGCTGGCAATAAAGGCCGGAGCCTCTTCCTTGGCCAGTCCTCGCGCGGTGATGCGCTCTATGTCCTGGCGCAGTTCCTTCTCCCGGGCGGGGGTCAGCTCCAACCCGGCCAGGACCTGCTCGCCCAGGCGCTGCAAACAGGCGGGGCATTCCTCGCCGGGGATGCGGCTCACGCCAGGCGCTCCCTGAGGCTGGGCCAGGACCAATCCACCGGCACTCGTAGGCACTGTCCGTCGCGGTTGGCATACAGCAGGTGCCCGGCCTCCTGGCCGCGCAAAAACAAATCCCTGGTCAGCTCCACGTCGGCCTGGCAATAGGCGGTCAGCTCCTCCAGGCGGCCCTGGTTCCACCAATCCACCGCCTGCAAACCGTCGGCGGTCTTGGCCGCGCCCAGGGTGGCCCCGGCCAGGGCGTCCAGGCTCAGGCGGTGGCCCAGGGACTGCTGCACGTCCAGCATCAGGTCGAGGTTGGGCAGAGAGCGCAGGTCGGCCGCGGTGTAGGCGCTGAGCACCTGATAGTCGAAACGCATGTGGTTGAAGCCGATGACCAGCTCCAGCTCGCTCAGGCGCTTGATCAAATCGAGCACCTGGTCTTCGCTATAAGAGATGAACTCGTCCCTGACCGAGTCGTAGAGCACGGCCACGCTCACCCGCATGAGGTGGATGTTGTTCCAGCCGCCAACCTGGTTGGCCAGCTTCTGGGTCTCCAAATCGAACACCCCGTAGGCCAGGGGGTGCTCCCTGGAGCGCACCGGGGGCGGAGCGATCACCTGGGGCGCGGGGGCGGCGCAGGGCTCCGCCTCTTCCAGGGGCAGCTTGCCCAGGAGCAGGCGGGTGAGCATCAGGGCCCCTAGTTTGTCCAGGGGCTTGTTGCCCGAGCCGCATTTGGGCGAGTACACGCAGGCCGGGCAGCCCTCCTCGCAATCGCAGGTGGCCAGTAGCTCCTCCACCTTTTCCAAGAGCTCCTCGATGAGCCCATAGCCCCGCTCGGCCAGGCCCACCCCGCCGGGCACCCCGTCGTAGATGAACACCCCGGCCTTGCCGGTCTGGGGGTGCAGGGGGATGGAGATGCCCCCGATGTCCCCCCGGTCGCACAGGGCGAACAAGGGGAACATGGCGATGGCCACGTGCTCCAGGGCGTGGATGGAGCCCATGAAGTGGCGGCCCGCCCGCTCCAGGCTGCGGCGCACCACGTCCTCGATGTCCATCCACAGACCCACGGTCTCGAAGGTCAGCGGCGGCAGCTCCAGGGGATAGACCCCCATGAGGTCGCCCCCGGAGAGCCGGCGGCGCTCGTAGCCGTTGACCACCTCGGTGACCTTGAGCCGCCCCTTGCGCACCAGGAAGTTGGCCACCGGGCGGCGGCCGGTCTCCTCCAGGATCTCGGTCTCCTTGTCGCTGCGGGCCCGGGTGTAATAGTCGGCATCCAAAGGAGTCACCCGCACCTTGCGGTGCTCCAGGTCCAGCTCCTTGACCAGGTAGGTGCGGCCCCGGTGCAAATACACCGCGCCGGGGTGGCCCTCCTTGAATACCCTCACCCCGTCGAAGGAGCCCACCACCGTGCCTTTGTGGTCCACGATGGCCAGGCTCTCCCCGGCCCCGCGCAGGTCCACCAGGCGCTGGGGCCGTTTGCGGGGGGTGAAATAGCGGGTGCCCGCCGCGTCCAGCAGCAGCTTGCCGTCCTCCATGGCCAGGCGCACCGCCTCGGGGTGGCCCACCGGGGGCAGGAACTCGTCGTCCACGGCCAGGGGCTCCTCGGCCGCCGCGCAGACCAGGTGCTGGGCCACTATCTGGGGGTTGGCCGCGTCCAAGACCGCCGCCTCCACCGGCTGGGCAAAAAACTCCGCCGGGTGGGAGAGCACCCATTGGTCCAGGGCGTCGGGCCCGCCCACCAGCACCACCGCGCTGTCGCGCCCGGCCCGCCCCACCCGGCCGCCCCGCTGCCAGGTGTTGATCTGGCTGCCGGGATAGCCCACCAGGATGCACAAATCCAGGCCGCCGATGTCGATACCCATCTCCAGGGCGCTGGTGGTGACCACCCCGGCCAGGCGTCCGGCGGCCAGGTCGGTCTCGATGCCCCGGCGCTCCTCGGGCAGAAAACCGGCCCGGTAACCGGCCACCAGGCCCTTGAGCTCGGGATGGGCCCGCGTCACCCAGGTGTGGATCAGCTCGGTGTGGATGCGGCTCTTGGTAAAGCAGATGGTGGACAGGCCCTGCCCCACCGCCTGGGCCAAAAGGTAACTGGCCGTGGTGGAGGCCGCGCCGCTGGGGTTGACCAAGACAAAGGAGCGCCCGGCGGCCGGGGCCCCGCAAAAGTCGATGATCTGCTCCGGGGCGAAGGGCCGCCCGGTAAGGGCCTCGGCGTGCTCGCCGGGGTTGGCGATGGTGGCCGAGCTGAGCACGAAGCTGGGGCGGCTCCCCCGTTTGGCGGCCAGGCGCAACAGGCGGCGCAGCACCGAGGCCACGTGACTGCCGAACACCCCCCGATAGGCGTGCACCTCGTCGATAACGATGTACTTGAGGCGGCTCAGGAAATTGTCCCAGGCCGAGGGAAAGGCGCAGATGGCCGCGTGCACCATGTCCGGGTTGGAGATGATCACCGGCGGCGGCTTTTGCCTGAGCTTGCGGCGGCGGCCGTCCGGGGTGTCGCCGTCGTAGATGTCGGCCACCGGCCCCAGGCCCGCGTGCAGGGCCAATTGGTTGAGCGCGCTCATCTGGTCCTGTTCCAGGGCCTTCAGGGGGAACAGGAACAGGGCCGTGGCCGAGGGCTCGGCCAGGATGCGCTCCAAGACCGGCAGGGCGTAGACCAGGGTCTTGCCCGAGGCGGTGGGGGTGGCCGTGACCACGTCACGCCCGGCCCGCACCAGGTTCAGAGCGGTGGCCTGGTGGGAGTAGAGCCGCTCAACTCCCTGGGCGGCCAGGGCCCGCACCAGGCCCGGCGGCAGCGGCGGGTCCGGCTCGCCGTAGGCGGCCTCGCGGGCGGCGATATCCTCCACGTGCACCACCTCGGCCGCCAGACGGTGGCTGCGTTTCAAAGAGGAAACAAAGCTCTTTAGCTCGCCGCTCATGGCCATGGTGTACCACGGGACGCAACGTACGTCTAGCTCCGTGCTAAAGAGGCCCTTTTCAAGGGCTTGACACCTTGACATACCAAGGCCGGTTTGTTATCAAGTGATGTTAGTTTATTAATAGCGCGGCAAGGCAAAGAGCATGGCTGCAACCCCCAAAACCGGGGCTCCCGGCCCGGCGGGAAACCGCGGGACGGCCTCCACACCTAAAATGGTGTTTGGAGGTTTTTTTTGGGCCAACGCCGCCGATTTCACCCGTAATAAGGAGGGCAAGTGAGCCTCAAGCGACGCAACATGCTGGGTCTCTACGGGGTGAGCGCCGAGGAGATCACCACCGTTTTGGACACCGCCGAGTCGCTTAGGGAAATCAGCGCCCGGCCCATCAAAAAAGTCCCCACCCTCCGGGGCAAGACCATCGTCCATTTCTTCTACGAGGCCTCCACCCGCACCCGCACCTCTTTTGAGATCGCGGCCAAGCGCCTCAGCGCCGACACGGTGAGCTTGTCGGCCTCCACCAGCAGCCTGACCAAGGGCGAGACCCTCATCGACACGGCCAAGAACCTCTTGGCCATGAGCCCGGACCTCATTGTGATGCGCCATTCCCAGAGCGGCGCGCCCCACCTGTTGGCCAAGCACATCCCCTGCTCCATCATCAACGCGGGCGATGGGGCCCACGAGCACCCCAGCCAGGGGCTTCTGGACCTACTCACCATCCGCCGGGCCAAAGGCCGCCTGGACGGCCTGAAGGTCTCCATCATCGGCGACATCACCCACTCGCGGGTGGCCCGCTCCGACATCATCGGCCTGAACACCATGGGCAGCCAAGTCACCGTCTACGGCCCGCGCACCCTGTTGCCCCCGGCGGTGGAAACCCTGGGGGTCCGGGTGGCCGGCTCCATGGAAGAGGCGGTGCAAGACGCGGACGTGATCATCATGCTCAGGGTGCAGCAGGAGCGCCTCACCGACGTGCTCTTCCCCTCCCTGCGCGAATACGCCCAGCGCTTCGGCCTGGGGCTCAGGCACCTCAAGGCGGCCAAGCCCGACGTGGTGATCATGCACCCCGGCCCGGTGAACCGGGGGGTGGAGCTGGCCCCCGAGGTGGCCGACGGGCCCTGGTCGCTGATCCTGGATCAGGTGGCCAACGGGGTGGCGGTGCGCATGGCCCTGCTTTACCTCTTGATCGGACCGGAGACCCCATGAGCCAGCCCAGGCCCCTACTCCTGAAGAACGGCCGTTTGCTGTGCCCGGACAGCAACACCGACCAAACCGGCGACCTCTTATTGGAAGGCGGACTCATCTCCGCGGCGGGCGGCGAGCTGCAGGCCCCGGAGGGGGCCGAGGTAATCGACTGCTCCGGCAAGTGGGTGGCGCCGGGTCTCATCGATCTGCACGTGCATCTGAGGGAGCCGGGCCACGAATACAAGGAAGACATCGCCAGCGGCACCGCGGCGGCGGCGGCGGGCGGTTTCACGGCCGTGTGCTCTATGCCCAACACCAACCCGGTGAACGACAGCGCGGCGGTGACCGAGATGATCCTGGAGCGGGCCCGCAAGGTGGGCTCCTGCCGGGTCTACCCCGTGGGGGCCATCACGCCGGGCCTCAAGGGCGAGGGCCTCACCCAGATGGCCGAGCTGAAACAGGCCGGTTGCGTGGCGGTGAGCGACGACGGCCACCCGGTGAGCGACAGCCGCCTGTTGCGCCGGGCCATGGAATACGCCGCGGGCTTCGATCTGCCGGTGATCTGCCACAGCGAAGACACGGCGCTATCGGCCGGAGGGGCCATGCACGAGGGCCCCATGGCCACCGCCCTGGGCCTGCCGGGCATCCCGGCCGAGGCCGAGGTGAGCGCCGTGGAGCGCGACCTGACCCTGGCCGGGCTCACCGGGGCCCGGGTGCACATCGCCCACATTTCCTGCGCGGGCAGCGTGGCCGCCCTGGGCCGGGCCCGGGCGGCGGGCTGGGCGGTGAGCGGCGAGACCGCGCCCCACTACCTGGCCCTGTGCGATCAAGACGTGGGCGGTTACGACACCCACCGCAAGATGAACCCGCCCCTGCGCTCGGCCGCCGACCGCGAGGCGGTGCGCCAGGCCCTGGCCGAAGGGCTTATCCAGGCCCTGGCCACCGACCATGCTCCCCACTCGGTCTTGGAAAAAGAGCTGGAGTTCGGCTTCGCCGCCTTTGGGGTCACCGGCCTGGAGACCGCCCTGGGCGTCATGCTGGAGCTGGTCGCCGAGGGCCTGCTCAGCCCCCTGGCCATGATCGAACGCATGAGCGCCTCTCCGGCCCGCCTGCTGGGCCTGCCCGGCGGCGAGCTGGGCGTGGGCTCCCCGGCCGACGTGGTGGTCATCGACCCCCAGGCGGCCTGGACCGTGGACCCGGCCCGGATGCGCTCCAAGTCGGCCAACACCGCCTTTGCCGGGCGTGAACTGCCCGGCCGGGCGCTCCTCACCGTGTGTGGCGGCGAGGTAACCTTCCGCCTGGAGGGATGAACGTGAGACGCCTGCGCGGCCTTATCAGCTCCGAAGCCATCGCCCTGGTAAGCGCCATCTGCATCGTGCTCATACTCCTGGGGGCCCACTACCAGCGCCAGATAGACGACATGGACCAGCAGGCCCTCAAGGTGGCCCAGCAGGTCTACGAGATATTGACCCCGCCTCCCTCCGCGCAGGCCGCGCCCACCGACCAGACCTCCCCGGCCGCGCCCGTGGCCCCCGCTCAGAACCCCGGCGAAATCCTGGCCAAGGAGCTCAAGGCCCCGGCGCCCATCGAGGTCAAGGTCCTGGACAACCACCCCCAGGCCTGGAAGGTGTTGGTGTGGCATCCCCAGGGCGTGGTGCATTACCTGGTCACTCCCCAGGGAGTCACCCAAAAGGTGCGCTAAAGCCTTGGCTCGTAGGCAATCCCAAAAAGAAGACAACCTGGTGCGCATCCTGCGCTACGCCCTGGGCGTGGCCCCGGCCGAGTTCGCCCTGTTGCCCGACGACGAGGGCTGGGTACCGGTCAAGGAGCTCTTGGCCGCCCTGCACCAGGAGGAGGGCTGGAAGCACCTGCGCCAGGGCATGCTGAACGACGCGGCCTCCCGTCTGGTCCCGGAGCTGGTGGAACTGGATGACAAGCGCATCCGGGTGAGCGAGCGTAGCTTTCAGCCGCCCGACTACGGCGCGGCCCCCCCGGCCCACCTCTATCTGGGGGCCCGGCGCAAGGCCTGGCCGGTGCTCAAGCGCCGGGGCCTGGAAGAGACCCACGACGGCCGCCCCTGGATCTTGTCCGCCACCCCCGAGGCGGCCCTCAGGCTGGGGGAGCGGCGCGACTCCGAGCCGGTGCTGATCACCGTGCAGGCCCACCAGGCCTCGGACCAGGGAGCTCTGTTCCCGGCCTGGGGCGAGTATTTCCTCTGCGCCTGGGCTCCGGCCGCCTGCCTCATGGGCCCTCCCATCGAAGAAACGGTCATCCCCAAGAAACCGGCCAAGCCCAAGCCAGCCCCGGCCGGACCGGCCATGCCCGCGGCGGATTCCATGCCCGGCTCGTTTTTGGTAGACCCGGACGACGTGGAGAAGCCCTACAAGCGCAAGGGCATCACCAAGGACATCCCCTGGAAGAGGGAGCGCCGTAAGGATCGGCGGGGGAAGTGATCCTAGGCGATTCTACGAATGGTTGCTTCCATGAGCAATTTATAGTCTAAGGGGGGGGACAATGAAACTTAAAGCTTTGACTATAACTAATTTCGCAGGTATTGGCGAACCTGGGATCACGGTTCCCATAGATGATATCGTGGTCTTAATTGGACCGAACAATAGCGGAAAATCATCAGTCCTTGACGCATACGAGGCTTTTGCAAATACAGGCGCAGCATTACCAGTAAAATCATTCCATAATGAAGACCCACATAACACAGTCGAAATAATAGGCATCTTTACCGAAATAACTGACGACGACAGAGAAGCACTTAGTAGCAAATGGGAATATCAAGATACTCAATTCGGTCATGCAATGAAATTAAAATGGGAATGGGCAAATCCCGAGCAAGGCGGGTTAAAATATTCCTGGAATCCAGAAAAAGGCGAATGGGTTAAGGGTGGCATGGGAGGCTGGGATACTTTAATTACAAGTAGAATACCTGTTCCGTTACGAATCAAGCCAACAGATGATCACGAAATTACAGAAAAGCAAATAATTGATATTCTCACATCTGCTGCGAAAGCTGCACTTAAGAAAGATGGAACAAAGGCAAATAAAGTTCTCTCCGAGTTGCAATCTCTTGCAGATAGCTTTGTAAAAGAGGTACAGGAAGACCTTGATGATGTATGCAAAAATATAACAAATAAAATTAATCCAATTTTCCCAGGGCACAAAGTGGAGTTCCAACAATCGATCGGGAAAATAGATCCAGATAAAATAATCAGTACTGGAAGCCATATTCGCATAAGTGAACCTGATAAAGACTCTATACCTCTTAGCCACCAAGGGGCGGGCATGCGGCGGACTTTCTTGTGGTCATCCCTTGGCACTCTGGCTGAGATGGGCAAAGTAAAACAAAAGAAAACGGCCATTCCGCCAGAAAGGCAGAGAATTTTATTAATCGAGGAACCAGAGTCTTTTTTACACCCTCCAATGATACGAAGTGCACGTGACGCTTTATATCAATTAGCAGAAATCGCTGAATGGCAAGTAATGACATGCACACACTCGCCAATTTTTATTGATGTTTCAAAGCCTCATACAACAATTCTCAGAATTGAGAAAAAAACATTCGGATCACCTAGAGTGTTTCGTTCTAGCGACGCGAATTTTTCGGAAGATGACCGAGAACAGCTGCGAATGGTACGGTCTTGCCATCCCACAGTTGCAGAATTTTTCTTCGCTGATACGGTATTACTAGTTGAAGGCGAAACAGAACATGCCATATTTACCTACCTGATGTCTCAAGATAATGGCGATAGTGGCCATTGGTGTCATGTAGTAAATTGTATGGGAAAGCCAAACATACCGCTATTTGCTAAAATTCTTAATCAATTCGGTACTCCCTATACAATTATTCACGATACAGACTCTCCCAAAGTGCAGAGATCAGGAAAATGGATCGCCAGTGGCATGTGGACAATTAATAAACGTATTGCGGAAGTGGTTGGGTTCCGTGATGGCAAACTACCACCATGCAGCTTGTTAGCTCACATTCCTGACTTTGAAGGATATTATTTTGGGGAAAAGATAAAAAGTAACAAGCCATATCATGCTATTTCTAAGGTAAGGAGTGCTGAATTTCAAGCGTCACCAAAATTTGCTGAACTCCTCAACATCATTCATGAGCCCAGCAAATGCGATCATGCTGGGATTTATTCGAGCTATAACGAGCTAAAAGTTAGAGTAAAAGACTGGGTCAGTGAAACGAAGCCTGCGCCTCCTGAGGCATGGGAGATAGAGGACTAAAAATCCCATGACATCGCCTTGT contains:
- a CDS encoding O-acetyl-ADP-ribose deacetylase, whose amino-acid sequence is MEKMIGQTRLVLTQGDITQADTEAIVNAANSRLAGGGGVDGAIHRAGGPEIMAECRKIGSCPTGEAVITTAGRLKAKKVIHTVGPIYRGRPEDARLLASAYKSSLDLAAQHGLRSVAFPSLSTGAYGYPLDAAAKVALEAVRQGIEKNPGKFDEVRFVLFGQPAFDAFARVLRGQ
- a CDS encoding Fur family transcriptional regulator, whose amino-acid sequence is METPEKLRMTTQRQVIMEVLKGVTSHPTAGELCNMVRRRLPRISLGTVYRNLDILSRAGMLQKIDVAGQEMRFDGNTMNHYHLRCVDCGRVFDVDMDLLAGMEDRVADESGFEVLGHRLEFVGRCATCQEALKTRQ
- a CDS encoding desulfoferrodoxin is translated as MAEQRLQVYKCEVCGNIVELLIAGGGELVCCGQPMVLQSENTVDAAKEKHVPVIEKVDGGYKVKVGSVAHPMEAEHYIQWIELVAGDKAYMEFLSPGQAPEATFKVDASGVTAREYCNKHGHWKAEA
- the rbr gene encoding rubrerythrin — translated: MSSLVGSQTEKNLLTAFAGESQARNRYTYFASQAMKEGYRQISEIFTETANQEKEHAKRFFKFLEGGDVMISGAFPAGVIGATVENLKAAAAGENYEWGQMYPDFAKVAGEEGFEEIARVFRNIAVAEKFHEERYLALAANIENGLVFKRPAPVVWRCMNCGYIHEGDAAPYECPACAHPQAHFALICENW
- a CDS encoding damage-control phosphatase ARMT1 family protein, whose amino-acid sequence is MSRIPGEECPACLQRLGEQVLAGLELTPAREKELRQDIERITARGLAKEEAPAFIASEFFAYVGGRTKGADPFAAKKQHDFVTARSAAERLSQAPDTFAARARLAIMGNALDHFCLADTSRLWEQGGALELGRDDLELAEARLRPGARVVILADNCGEQSFDRLLAGHLMGRGCQVHYVVKAGPVQNDLSLADLEAAGESFGLGQVRGIAPAAVGLDPLAAPPELSELLAGADLVVAKGMGHFETLALARDMLERGGAPWPLLMLFLAKCATVARLAGVQRGQGVAMFLPGS
- the rd gene encoding rubredoxin, giving the protein MKKYVCGVCGYVYDPAKGDPDSGVAAGTAFEDLPDDWSCPVCGASKDQFEPED
- the mltA gene encoding murein transglycosylase A — its product is MNKRQTNLCRFAWITLLAVLALLAACATPGPPPAPTAQNTLRLVANDDWPLLLDDLGARGFFQAAESSLAYLRKTNQDKSFTFGPYRMNAAQMAAMLEELKDLLYRLPDPVERSRALQEKYVLLESVGRDGQGEVLMTGYYEPVLQARRKPQGAFQYPVYALPEDLVWIDLRQFGEQYPAKQLVGQVKNHRVRPYPDREAIDFNKVIEGKAEVLGYVSDPVEVFFLHIQGSGQLEFADGSRRRVGYAASNGRPYRSIGKMLLNKKMMEPGSMSMQGIQAYLEANPQYLRQVLSHNPSYVFFRPLPVIGGPLGCFGQPLTAGRSVATDRRLFPGLALGYVTGTLPAPEGKTAPLARFVFNQDTGGAIRGPGRLDLFFGSGPQAGALAGRMKNIGKLYFFFPRALLNN